Genomic DNA from Excalfactoria chinensis isolate bCotChi1 unplaced genomic scaffold, bCotChi1.hap2 Scaffold_84, whole genome shotgun sequence:
CTTCCAGACTTTAGTGGCCCTGATGGGAGGGACAGAGGGACAGTTCCAGGGCTGGCCACCACCTCGATGGGCCTTGCAGGAAATCAGACCACAGGTGCCAGATTTGGGCTATCAGGGACACTTTGGCATCACCACTTCTCTGTGGAGTAGTTCCAGAGAAGGGAAGTGATGCTCTGTGCTCATTCCCCTGGGGCTGACTCAGTGTCACTGGGTGCCAGGGATCggccccagcagccctgcatggGCTGTCCCCGTGTCACCACCATGGCAGGGGACAGCCCAGAAGGAACAGGTTGGGCCTGGAGGGgggatggggagcagggagACATTGGAGCAGCACCGGGTCCGTTCCCCGGAGCCCAGCAGCCCCTTGGGGACTCATAGATTTTCCCCATGGCACTGAGGGGATGACAGTGCTGGGACAACATGCCTTCATCCTGCATGGAGGGAGGACACAAACATTCATTTTGGACCATCAGGACCCTTTTTTGACACTGGATACGAGAGCCAGAGGGCTCTTTTTGCATGGGGACAGCACTCAGACCTTAAGCAGCCACGAAGCTGAGTGCCTGCTCATATGATACGTATCATAAAGGTGATACGTATCAACTCCATCACTCTACCCCTTGCCCCCAGACCCTTTTGTCTTCCAGTCCTCCATAGGCTGTGAGCTCCAGTCCAACAGGACCATCAGGACCTTCTTTGACATTGCTTACGAGGGCCAGAATTTCATTCGCTTCTGCCTGGATACAGGCACTTGGGAGCCAATGCAACATAACCAGTTGTCAGCCACAGCTGAGCGGCTGATGGCCAACGCCAGCACTCTCAATGAGGTGATCCAAGTGCTCCTCAATTACACCTGTGTGGATATTCTGAGGCTTTTCATCCAGGCTGGGAAAGCAGATCTGGAAAGACAAGGTGAGCTGACCCCAACATTGCCACATCAGCTCCCgatgtgtgtgggggggggggctgagtggtgctgcactgcagtCCCCTCATATCCATCCCTCAGTGCCCCCCACCGCCGTGGTCTTTGCCCGCACGGCCGgcccagagcagctcctgctggttTGCCGTGTCACCAGCTTCTACCCGCGGCCCATCGCTGTCACCTGGCTGCGGGACGGCCGGGAGCTGCCCCCGAGTCCAGCAATGAACACGAGCACGGTGTTACCCAACGCTGACCTCACCTACCAGCTCCGCAGCACCCTGCTGGTGTCACCCCGGGACGGGCACAGCTACGCCTGCCGCGTGCAGCACCGCAGCCTGGGTGACCGCAGCCTCCTCGTCCCCTGGGGTAGGTTGTCCCCCTCGGGGATGCGGCTCCCGAGCCTTGTTCCCTCGGCATGAGGAGCAGGAGAGCTGACGGGCTGTTTGTTCTCAGAGCACTCCAAGAGGGGACTGAGTGCGGGGATCGGGGTCGTCCTGCTGCTGGTCGCGGCCGCCATCGCAGCACTGTTGGTACGGAGATACAGGTGAGACCACCGCCTGCCCCGCCGCTCCTTTCAGAGCCCCCCGACCCTCCCCGCAGCGCCCACTCTCGTTGTAGGAAGCGGCAGCGGGTGGACGAGGAGCGCAGCGTCCCACTGGCGGAGCGCCGGAGCGCAACGCGGAGCGGGACCAGCGCGGGGCAATACGGGGGCTGCGGCAGCGGAACGGCAGGTGAGGGGAGGGGGCACATCTGAGCGCTTCTCAGAGCTGAACCGTGTGAGAGCCCCCCCACTGCTCgtggcagctcccccagccctaaTAAAAGTACCCACCTGCCCAAGAGCAGCGAGCTGCGACCTCCCGTCGGCACCTTCTGCATTTTATCGCCCAACCGCCGCCTTTATTAACCCTCTTCCGGCGATATTTGTACCCAAACCCTCCCTCCAGCGACACCCACCGACGGCGCTGGAAGCGCTGAGCAGCGCTGAGCTCCGCTGTGCTCCCAAAGAGATGCTCAAACATTGCCGTGCTCAGCACGGAGGTGCGGGTGTGAGCGAGACCAGGCAGGTTTGAAGCGAATGGAGCACGGAATTACCGGATAATTTGACCCACAGGTTACCCAGCTTGTGTGGAAATCCTCCTTCCTTTGTGGGCATAACCGTGCTGTGGGGGCGACGTGCTCCCCGGCGATGGGGGCAGCACCCCGATTTCAGCCGTGGGAGGAACCCATCCGTGCCCTTGAACGATTCCAGCTCTGGAAGCAGAGGATCCCGACAGCGCCTCTGCGCCTCCGGGCAGAACggagctggggaaggggagTGCAGAGGGAGGGGGCTCGAGGGAAAGGCTCGGGGGAGTGAGGAGAAGCGATGCTCTGGGGGTACACACACCGTGGGAGCATCTGAAAGCCACCAGGGCTCAGCCTTTACCTGGGAAGTCGTAACCCCACATCCTGGGGTCACCTCAGTGCCACCGGGGTCTGAGTGGGCAGAAGCACCTCAACCCCTCAGGGACAccagctgtgctcaggaggGGACAGCTCTGAgaccccagctctgctcttgtACAAAGGAGGACGTcacttcccctctgctgtgtTCTGGTTCTGCTTTTGCACCAGTGTGGGGCCCAtgggaaaggggaagagaaacaCATCTGTTCGTGCCTGGGGTTGCTGGCTAGGAGGGGTAGGGGGAGGTGGGGGTTCCTGATCACCCCGTATCCCCATGCCCAGCACCCATCACATGCTGCAGCACCCCAGTGTGCTGCACATTGTGCACAAGCATCCCCACCCTCTGCCACCAGTCAAGGGCTGCAGTTGCTGCACAGTGacccaaaagaaaacaagttcagCCTCGTTCCCTCCTACGCTTCTCTAGCCCCCAGCTTAGACCCTCCCAGAAACCTCGCTGGCATCAGCCCCATTGGTGGAGCGTGGCCTTTGGGACCCCACAGTGCTTCCTCTTCCCACCATCCCCTCTGCGCTGCCTTCGCTGTGGGCACCATGTGGCCCCActgcctcttccttttccttctcctccacgAGACATGGGCAGAAGCAGAAAGTAAGTGGGAGCCCCAGCTCACCCCAGCCTCCATCATGGGACCCTATAGCAGATTGGGGGGAGAGGGGTGGAATGGCTAAGAGACCTTTTCCTACGTGACGGGGATGGTCTCCAGCATCGAGGGGCTGTCCCCAGCCTCACAGCACCCAAAGGCACCCCTGTCCGTGCCCACTTGCCTCTAGATTGGGAATCACATGGATGAGCTTTTTGCCAGGACACCCTGCGTGTCCTGTGACAGAAATGGTCACCTGGGCTTGGGGTTTGCTGTGTGTGGTTCAAAGTACATCCCCCATTCATTCACCTCCCCCTCTTTCCTGCAGCCTCATGCTTTCCCTCCGAAGAAACAgtttttccagctcttcttcACAATGCTCTTGGACAACATCAGCTCCACAGAACTGACTGGGATGGCTACGCTGGCAGATTTACCCATAATAGTGCTGGACCCCCACACCTGGAACATAAACATCTGCTGGCCGTGGGTCCAAGAGGTCGCATCTGAGAGTGAAATGAAGAAGATTCTGTCCTTCTCCATGGTCGGCATGCGCAATGCGTTTCGGTTCATGCATGAGATGGCCACAAAGGCAGGGCTGGACTGTGAGTAGGAGGGACAGCTGCAGACCAAACAATCCAACCCCATGAGCACAGAGTTTGTGGGACCTCCTGGGGGTCTGACAGCCTCCAAAAAGCAATGGGTTGTGGGGTCTTTTGGCAGGGGCCAACAGCCTCCAAAGGGTGTTGGGAAACGCTCTGTCTCCTGAGGCTTGTGGTTCAGTGGAGCACTGCAATGTGTTGTGGGGTTTCTGCCCTCTTACCCTACATATGGAGGACATGTGGGAGCTGCTCCCAAACTTAACAGGGCTGTGGGAATCACCTGGCATGGATCAGGGAAGGGGAAACACGAAGGAACATATTGCAGGGGGACATTCTGGGGGACAAAGTGCTTAAGCTGCCaccctgcactgctcagcccttCTCCCTTGACAACTCACGTGGTCGTGATGCCCATCGTGCCCACACCTCCCCAgccatccccatgtccccatgctCACATAGCCTTCTGCCCTTTGCAGACCCACCGGTTTTCCAGATCCATGCAGGCTACAAGCTTTACACCAACGGAACGAGATGGAGCTTTGTCAACACTGGGGAAGGTGGCAGAGACCTGGTGACATACAAGATCAGTAGGGAGCTCTGGCTTCCCCAGACTTCCACCCCGCTGGCCACAGTACTATCATCAACCAAGCCACCTCTTTGTCCTGGGAGAGCAACCATAAGGATGCAGTGTGCCAGACACTCCCAAGCCTTTTGCAGGGGCTTTGGGTGTTAAGGGGGCCCTTAGAGCCCAggagcatccctgcagccaggagATACTGTGCTATTCCCACTGTGCCCTTTCACAGAgttatagaatcacaaggtcGGAAAGGACATACAAAATGATCTTTCCAGAGGGAAATGCTGTCAAGTTGAAGGTGAGACTGGAGAGCACTGTCTATCTTGTAGTTCCTGTCTCCAAGGAATGTTTCTTACACATCTCCAAGCCAGCAAGGTGCTGGGACAGCAAGGCAAGCAGGGAAGAGCAAGATGAGCAACACTGTGATAGTAGAAAGGTCTGAGTATACGGTGTGTGAGAACAGCTTGTCCACTCCAGCATGGTGAAATGCAATGTCCAGTTGTTCACTGTCTGTGAATACAAAGTTGTAGTTGACTACATAaagtcatttcatttcatgtccCCGTCCCAGGAGTGTAGCTGTTCTGTCTGTACAGTATGTCCGTCGGTGTCAAgatgtgtttgttctgtttatGTCCAGAGCTCATTCCCCTTTTGGGAAACTGATATTCTTACCTGTGCTTTTATTTGCGAATAGCATGATTTTGAGAACACCAAAAGTCTTAAAGAACAAAGTTCATGTGGTTATTatattttgctcatttttagGCTACGGCTGTGTTGCAGAAAAAGTCACCCCCTTCCATAGACTTCAAAGCTGAGCACATGTTCTACAGTGCAGATGCAGGTGCCCAAGTAAAAACCATCTCACAGGGATGGAAGGCTACCCTCAGGTGGGAGCCTGATAGCAGTGTGGGTGTCTGCTGCCCAGGTCCTAACCTGCTTGTGCCAGTTGTTGCCCAGGGCAGAGCTGGTTGCCTGGGAAATACGGCTGTAACTAGCAAATTTGCTGTAAGGTCACTCTTTCAAAgtaccttttgttttttttgtcttccaaaCATAAGCTCATGGATTATCAAGATATTTTAAGTATTCCTCTCGTTCTGTTTCTCcctcaaaagacaaacaaacgaaaaaaaaacccagccttCCTAGAACCAAATTCGAAGCAATCAAATGGAATTGTTGACTAGAAGTATCTCTTCCTGATGCATTTGGATGTGTTTGTAAGGGTTCCGTTTTGTTAGCAACTTTCAGTGGTAGCTTAAAACTCATTTCCTTCAGAATCGTAGCTTCTCAGTTAGACGCGGTCATTTGtgttggttgatttttttttaaattatttttatttttttttgtttaatctttcTCACAGATGCATGAGGCTAGTACTACATTTTGTAGATTCTGGCACTTACGGAATATAGTAACAGTCACGGTACGGAGCAATGCAGATGGAGTCCTGTATCTGATGTTGCTGAAAATTAATCATTGATGGCTACTACTACTTGAGACTTGCATGAGATTGCTGTGAGACAGGCACTGGTTCAGCAGCTTCTCTTGGCCTGTTAACCAGTGATAAGCATGACAGGCACACCAGAGGCAGCAGGTTTGGTCgcagcctggagcagctggTGATCCAGCTGGTAGGAGCCCAGCTGTGCAAGGCAGGGGCTGGGTGGCATGGCCTGGGGCTGACTCCTCCTGACCTGTGCCGGGGTGGGAACAGTGACAGGAATAGTTCAAGGGAGAATTTTAATCTGCGTAAAATAGCGACTATTTTAAGAATAGGAATAAGAAACTGTGTTCATAATTTCATTCCCACGAGCGCCTCTTTGCTCATAAATATCTCCTATTTGCATGGAATTGTTTATTGTAATAGCTCTGGTGTTTAGTAGGCACAAATAACATTTCCACTGGGAATAAGGAAATGTCTTCTCTGA
This window encodes:
- the LOC140265311 gene encoding antigen-presenting glycoprotein CD1d-like, which encodes MQLHAILLLLLFFFPGTWAEPEGSYTLKLLHFATFQNSTSVLVGGVGLLGDVEMGSLDINTGNIHYYRPWLRPSLPKGDWDVIESSIKSYVRDFNRLVQMYATTPYPFVFQSSIGCELQSNRTIRTFFDIAYEGQNFIRFCLDTGTWEPMQHNQLSATAERLMANASTLNEVIQVLLNYTCVDILRLFIQAGKADLERQVPPTAVVFARTAGPEQLLLVCRVTSFYPRPIAVTWLRDGRELPPSPAMNTSTVLPNADLTYQLRSTLLVSPRDGHSYACRVQHRSLGDRSLLVPWEHSKRGLSAGIGVVLLLVAAAIAALLVRRYRKRQRVDEERSVPLAERRSATRSGTSAGQYGGCGSGTAASCFPSEETVFPALLHNALGQHQLHRTDWDGYAGRFTHNSAGPPHLEHKHLLAVGPRGRI